The following nucleotide sequence is from Gymnodinialimonas phycosphaerae.
ACCTGCGCACCGCCGTATCCGTGGACCCCAAGGGATGGGCCAAATTCGACTACGTGAAGATGCCCGAGTATCGCTGGGGCGTCTTGCTTGCCCCTGAAGTGGACGGTCGTACCATCCCGTGTGGCGAACATGCAGGTCAGCCCGCGTGGCAGGAGGTCCCGGGCGAATACCGCAACATGCTCAAGCGCCTGATCGTCATTCAGGGCGATACCGAGCCGGGCAGCGTGGAGCAGCAGCGGTTCCTGGGCCTTACCGCGCCGTCGCTTTACGACATGCGCAACCTGTTCCAGGTGAACGTCGAAGAAGGCCGCCACCTCTGGGCGATGGTCTATCTGCTGCAGAAATACTTCGGCAAGGACGGCCGCGAAGAGGCGGACGATATGCTGCGCCGGTCCTCCGGGTCCGAAGAAGCGCCGCGGATGCTGGGCGCCTTCAACGAGGAAACGCCGGATTGGCTGAGCTTCTTCATGTTCACCTATTTCACCGACCGCGATGGCAAGATGCAGCTGGAAAGCCTTGCGCAATCGGGCTTCGACCCGCTGTCGCGTACCTGCCGCTTCATGCTGACAGAAGAAGCGCACCACATGTTCGTGGGCGAAACCGGCGTGGGCCGGATCGTGCAACGCACCTGCGAGGCTATGGTGGAGGCGGGGATCACCGACCCTTATGACATCGGTCGCGTGCGGAATTTGGGTGTGATCGATCTGCCGACGATCCAGAAAAAGCTGAACATGCACTACTCGCTGTCGCTTGATCTGTTCGGGCAGGAGGTCTCGACCAACGCCGCCAATGCGTTCAACGCAGGCGTCAAAGGCCGGTACATGGAGATGCGGATCGACGATGATCACCGCCTGACCGATGCCACTTACACGGTGAAACTGATCGAGGATGGCAAGATCCTCGACAAGGAAGTGCCGGCGCTGACCGCGATCAACATGCGCCTGCGCGATGATTACATTCGTGACGCATCCGGTGGTCTGCGCCGGTGGAACAAGATGATCCAGCGCACGGGGATCGAGTTTGAACTCAAGCTGCCGGATCAGGCGTTCCACCGTCAGATTGGTGTCTTTGCGGCGATCAAGGCGGACCCGGAGGGCAACTTGATCAGTCAGGCCGATTGGGACGCGCGCGCCCTTGAGTGGTTGCCAACGGCCGATGACGGCGCGTTCATCCAATCGCTGATGGTGCCCTGCTATGAGCCCGGAAAATACGCCAGCTGGATCGCGCCGCCCAAGGTCGGCATCGACAACAAGCCGGGCGATTTCGAGTACGTCAAACTGCACATGGCATGAGGTATGGGGCGGTTGGGGTGACCCTCGACCGCCCTGTCGTGGACCGGGCCTTGGCCCGGGACCTGCCCGTTGAGACAAGGACTGACCCTGATGAAGTTACACTTTCTGTTTGGCACGGAGACGGGCTCTGCCGAGATGCTGTGCGAGGATATCCGCGATGATCTGGGCGATGCGTTTGAGTGTGAGATCACGTCGCTTGGCGATGTTGACCCGACCACGCTGGACGCCGACACGTTCTACTTTTTCGTCTCGTCCACCTATGGCAACGGCGACCTGCCAGTGACCGCGCAACCCTTCTATGATGCGATCGTGGAGAAGGGCATTGATCTGTCCCACGTCCGTTTCGCAATCTACGGCCTGGGCGACATGGTCTTCGCTGAGACTTTCGCCTTCGGCTCCAAAACGCTGATGGAGAAGTTGTTGGAACAAGGCGCAACCATGATCGGCGAACGCTGCGTTCACGATGCCTCGTCGCCGGATCTGCCAGAGGATCTGGGCATCCCTTGGGCCCATGATGTGATTGCACAGCTCAAAGCGCGGGCGGCCTGATGTCCGCGCGCCCTGGCTCGGCCTTCGTCCATGATGTTCGCGTCACCTGGGGCGATTGTGATCCCGCCAAGATTGCCTACACCGGGCGCTTGCCATGGTTCGCGCTGGACGCGATTGATGCCTGGTGGTCCGAAATTCACGGTCCCGGCGGCTGGTATCATCTGGAACTGGACACCAATGTTGGCACCCCCTTCGTGCGGCTGGAGATGGATTTCAGATCTCCGGTGACGCCGCGCCATATCCTCAAGTGTCACGTCTGGCCCACCCGTCT
It contains:
- the boxB gene encoding benzoyl-CoA 2,3-epoxidase subunit BoxB translates to MSALDVEYDTLIPNNVGLGKDRKVLKALEKWHPGYLDWWNKLIPQNFQESMVYLRTAVSVDPKGWAKFDYVKMPEYRWGVLLAPEVDGRTIPCGEHAGQPAWQEVPGEYRNMLKRLIVIQGDTEPGSVEQQRFLGLTAPSLYDMRNLFQVNVEEGRHLWAMVYLLQKYFGKDGREEADDMLRRSSGSEEAPRMLGAFNEETPDWLSFFMFTYFTDRDGKMQLESLAQSGFDPLSRTCRFMLTEEAHHMFVGETGVGRIVQRTCEAMVEAGITDPYDIGRVRNLGVIDLPTIQKKLNMHYSLSLDLFGQEVSTNAANAFNAGVKGRYMEMRIDDDHRLTDATYTVKLIEDGKILDKEVPALTAINMRLRDDYIRDASGGLRRWNKMIQRTGIEFELKLPDQAFHRQIGVFAAIKADPEGNLISQADWDARALEWLPTADDGAFIQSLMVPCYEPGKYASWIAPPKVGIDNKPGDFEYVKLHMA
- a CDS encoding acyl-CoA thioesterase; its protein translation is MSARPGSAFVHDVRVTWGDCDPAKIAYTGRLPWFALDAIDAWWSEIHGPGGWYHLELDTNVGTPFVRLEMDFRSPVTPRHILKCHVWPTRLGTKSITFRVDGVQDGVTCFEGAFTCVFIIADQFKSQAAPEHLRALIEPHIPAIEKA
- a CDS encoding flavodoxin domain-containing protein, with protein sequence MKLHFLFGTETGSAEMLCEDIRDDLGDAFECEITSLGDVDPTTLDADTFYFFVSSTYGNGDLPVTAQPFYDAIVEKGIDLSHVRFAIYGLGDMVFAETFAFGSKTLMEKLLEQGATMIGERCVHDASSPDLPEDLGIPWAHDVIAQLKARAA